AAATCAGAAGGATATGATGTAGTATTTTTAGGTTTTAATGAGCAGGAATCCTTCGCATTATTAGAGGATTACCATTTACAGAACAATGTTAAGATCTGGGTCTCATTATCGAGTCTAAGTATTCAATCTTGGAAGCGATTTGCAAAGATTGGTGCAATTGCCATAACTAGAGGCAGCGAAATCCAAACAATTAAAAAATACTATTGGTTATCACCTGAGGAAATAGGAGATAGGAAAAAAATAAAACTACCTACAGATGTAGATCAATTTAAAAGCCAAGTGCTGTCTGTTTATTCTCCAAAAGGAGGAGAAGGTAAAACGACAATTTCTACTTATTTATCTTACTATATAGCTAAATATTCTAAATTAAAAATTTGTATTGTTGATTTAGATCATACTAGAGAGGGCAGTGATGTAGCTAGGAAATTTGGATATTTTGTCATCACTGAAGATAACCCAAACAATGTGATTACAAATTGGAACTCATTTCCTGAGAAACACTTTAGATCATGGGATAAGGTTTCAGAGTATGTAACACAGACAAACTTAAAAAATTTATATTTTATTTCCTCGCCTTGGAACATTGAGGATGAAAAATATATGACAGAACAATTAATTGAAAAAATGACTCATGTTTTAAAGCACCATTTTGATTTGATTATATTTGATATGGCAGATGATTTAAGGGAGAGTAATACTAAGGCTTTAGAATTAAGCAATGAAATTATTCTAATTAGTGGCATTGATTTAGATATGATCGACATTTCATCTTCTTTTGTTCACAGAACGGCTAAAAAGTTGAAATTACCTATTAAAAAAATTCGACTAGTCATGAACAAAGTACCCAAAAAACTACCTTATAAAGTAGATGATATTACACAAAAAATTGGCTTGCCTAAATTTGGATTGATTCCTTATGATCCTGAAATATTTAAACCTAGAACAGAAAAAATAGGCATAAGAGATGACTTAACGAAAACCCCTTTTGGATGTAGTATTTATCAACTTGCACTATCTCTTTTACCTGAAGGTACAATGATATATTCAAATAGGCCAAAACCATGGTATAAAAAAATATTTAACAAAAAAGGGGCTGTTTAACTATGTTAACTATGCCTCTTGTCATAGCAGTATTGATATTTTTGTCCGTATTTATCATTCTTGTATCATTCATTCCGGAATCAAAAAAAATATTTAGTCAGTATAATAAAGGTAACAAGAAGTATCTCATTCAAATACAACCTATCATGATAGATATAATAGGAGCAATGTTTGTATTTATAATAGTGAGTTTAATCTTTTCAATAAAATGGGGAATGATTTGTTTACCTATTGGATTGTTGTTAACGAGAAAAATACTAACACTTGTAGAGAAATGGAAGTTTTATTTTTTAAGAAAAAAAATATTAGAACAATTAGAGGGTGCTTGTTTAGTTATTTCTTCAACCGTTCGAGGTGGATTAACGCTGCTAGAGGCTTACCGTTCTACAATAAGTTATGTACAATCTCCTTTGAAAGAGGAAATGGAAGTTATCGTAAATGAAGTCCAATTCAGTGGCAAGTCACTAAGTGAAGCTTTAAAAAGCTTTTCTGAAAAATGGAAATCTCCTGAAATAGAGATTTTATACCATGCAACTTATTTGGCTGCTACTATTGGAGGTAAGGAAGTTCCTGGTGTGATGCAGTCTGTATCTAACAGCATTCGTGAGAGAAAACAAATTGATAAAAAGATAAAAGCAAAAACAACTTATCAAAGATTAAGTGCGATTACGATTAGTATTTTACCTGTTGCTATTTTATTGATATTTAAGTTTATGGCACAAGATTTATACAACACACTTTTAGGGGATGGACGTATTTTTCTAATCATTGGTATTTTGATAGCTTGTTTAGCATGGTATTTTATTTTTAAAATTATGAATTTTGAGGAGTTTTAAAAGATGGT
The window above is part of the Chengkuizengella sp. SCS-71B genome. Proteins encoded here:
- a CDS encoding AAA family ATPase, whose protein sequence is MNILLCGDSLFVKDLMTKLQENQYKVAAIGTTASQSAHLLKSEGYDVVFLGFNEQESFALLEDYHLQNNVKIWVSLSSLSIQSWKRFAKIGAIAITRGSEIQTIKKYYWLSPEEIGDRKKIKLPTDVDQFKSQVLSVYSPKGGEGKTTISTYLSYYIAKYSKLKICIVDLDHTREGSDVARKFGYFVITEDNPNNVITNWNSFPEKHFRSWDKVSEYVTQTNLKNLYFISSPWNIEDEKYMTEQLIEKMTHVLKHHFDLIIFDMADDLRESNTKALELSNEIILISGIDLDMIDISSSFVHRTAKKLKLPIKKIRLVMNKVPKKLPYKVDDITQKIGLPKFGLIPYDPEIFKPRTEKIGIRDDLTKTPFGCSIYQLALSLLPEGTMIYSNRPKPWYKKIFNKKGAV
- a CDS encoding type II secretion system F family protein; its protein translation is MLTMPLVIAVLIFLSVFIILVSFIPESKKIFSQYNKGNKKYLIQIQPIMIDIIGAMFVFIIVSLIFSIKWGMICLPIGLLLTRKILTLVEKWKFYFLRKKILEQLEGACLVISSTVRGGLTLLEAYRSTISYVQSPLKEEMEVIVNEVQFSGKSLSEALKSFSEKWKSPEIEILYHATYLAATIGGKEVPGVMQSVSNSIRERKQIDKKIKAKTTYQRLSAITISILPVAILLIFKFMAQDLYNTLLGDGRIFLIIGILIACLAWYFIFKIMNFEEF